In the Ostrinia nubilalis chromosome 15, ilOstNubi1.1, whole genome shotgun sequence genome, one interval contains:
- the LOC135079050 gene encoding protein aveugle — translation MVEESSMNSNKPKTKTTRPKAVYLWTEADVQKWLRRHCSDYYNLYWERFHEHDITGRALIRINDNTLLRMGITNREHRDALWREILKLRLKTDIMEIRDLERRHNYFNYDL, via the exons ATGGTTGAAGAATCTAGTATGAATTCTAATAAACCTAAG ACGAAAACCACCCGTCCTAAAGCTGTATACTTATGGACAGAAGCAGACGTTCAAAAATGGCTCCGCCGTCACTGTAGCGATTACTATAACCTTTATTGGGAGAGGTTTCATGAG CACGATATAACAGGGCGCGCCCTTATCAGGATCAATGACAACACGCTGCTCCGTATGGGCATCACCAACAGAGAGCATAGAGATGCATTATGGCGTGAGATCCTGAAGCTTAGGTTAAAGACTGACATTATGGAAATCCGCGATCTGGAGCGACGTCACAACTACTTCAACTACGACTTGTGA
- the LOC135079049 gene encoding protein phosphatase inhibitor 2-like, which yields MASNLQKKPSKGILKTSRSVDGQEGTPSTSKRPKEQRFDELNIMETFHPANKDYGHMKVDEPKTPYSEAVDGELEPGDELDANILAAKLAASMNKPPKCMDACEDSDEDMDEPEEVRKKRIEFEKKRKMHYNEFQALQLARQLMAQEEEEEEDDDKPEKAAT from the exons ATGGCCTCGAACTTGCAAAAGAAGCCCTCAAAGGGCATTTTGAAGACGTCGCGAAGCGTCGACGGGCAGGAAGGTACGCCTTCGACGAGTAAGCGGCCGAAGGAGCAGAGGTTCGACGAGTTGAATATTATGGAGACATTTCACCCGGCGAACAAGGATTACGGGCACATGAAAGTGGACGAGCCGAAGACTCCGTACTCGGAGGCCGTGGACGGCGAGCTGGAGCCGGGCGACGAGCTGGACGCTAACATCCTGGCCGCCAAGCTGGCCGCCAGCATGAACAAGCCGCCCAAGTGCATGGACGCGTGCGAGGACAGCGACGAGGACATGGACGAGCCCGAGGAGGTGCGCAAGAAGCGGATCGAGTTTGAGAAGAAAAGAAAAATGCACTACAATGAATTCCAA GCTCTCCAATTAGCAAGACAGCTCATGGCccaggaagaagaagaagaagaggacGATGACAAACCTGAGAAGGCAGCGACCTGA